A window of Anaerohalosphaeraceae bacterium contains these coding sequences:
- a CDS encoding tetratricopeptide repeat protein, which translates to MAKKLNKKVVIILLILAGAGALAAAGAGFYVLRTRDPQYCLHKAEEALANNDYKTAERFFGRACAVAKTTREKIDNYFRYAEFQLIQNEYHEADWGKALGCWNQILRLDPKNETATRKLFDYFYEVADLGNPQAWKQVQDYARDLLKILQEAQKPVDSKVLLAHGRAALELARLGAVSNRLELIQKAAADFQKYIELNPADSKGYEYLAESTLVRGLIEASQGNLQARDTARKEAETILNQGIESSSDLPAAWAAKINFELETLTDPNRLVEIRRQIETLIETLPPRDVLYTTLSNAYERTGNLSRSEELMRASAAMRQAVALEPQNIRHLLRLAALLHRQGTIQKKPALIEEALQIAENALRLPDAQEQTGPRQSYARGNQYALHSFIAQIHIETILEGKRAGRSIEEFKSQMDRVKTAVDRMTQLLGSAENPVIQKWHGLLALAEGQPDKAVRQLYKAYEQAKALDTPNEPSQIDSYLCYVLALEMGDQNVFGMHKEFLEKALFNRNSIAAWKPEALIDYAKILMVARSYPQAVMMIRTYENSYGSTPETEHLRLQALIEAGFLEEAEKALASLNPDDPKTLSLRLQLVNRKILSASAAAPGEEETPLSPEKRRQLNTLYEEQFALFSKLLSLAPEQTDSTMLLSACHRLIRDKEIEKARVLVDTYRRHRPNEPAFAVLQKQLTQPDPMAIPSDLLSQMTEEALFSLTDARTRLVALAQFYASANRPEKALDAYRRAYEQFPDDPEIVNAYYETLLGQKALDEAEKILQQARQKNLDGCGGSFYAAQMAMIRDNPDAALRLLDESLTYRPLLPQAWLLKSRIFLQQNKLEDSVNAAQTAARMNPVSPEIILHYASVLQERNARLGAKVTAEQAEEAERMLLFAMMLNPGNRNLQSYYAEITFDKNPERSLAMRQQLFKSNPTVSNAVLLGNMAMRMAERERDAAKKQGLQQLAGGAYQKALELDPNNEGVLNTFAEYLRQTGRSSEAETLLSGQANVLWRFYLRDGQFEKAEAILNNLLQQNPSDKEALQGLILVAQGKGDRAAVRRHLDTLLSLASTADEELWVLQRYLELELTDQIEKRIASFRERYPNNTQVLLLDAWFRLSRGQLSESLSKLNEFLAVQPEHAGAWRLRGRVYRLMGDYPKAIESLLKSKTIEVSAAARIELANVYLESGQMEAAIGELRSGLNDPQAPIQLRSMLENIYEQRKRTADLRRFYQETLDKYPDNVYWHFRAGKFYLEQKDLVTAEQLLAKAWELSRQNGPGDSRTLDYYLESLLQSKNYNKLLAFAAENIDSPHAAILYTYVAQTHAELGQKDKAIQNFFLALDKAGTDIDLMNGIVAVIVEKTGPDTVAQWCAQKLRENPKSLQGLFGAVSLYTQTGQYNQALQSIDACLEQLDPGRMEWLLLSMRKANIYTMAYAQTADEQYMQQAMSLMEKLLERMPNNQTVLNNLAYMLADNNQQLEKALEYSRRACQIDMSNPIYLDTYAYILCLLGRYEEARQALLRAIQLHEARNEPIPWEVHKHIGMAQEGLGRKSEALAAYRKSLDAPGIPTKEKESIEKKIQELSL; encoded by the coding sequence ATGGCTAAAAAACTCAACAAAAAAGTGGTGATTATCCTGCTGATTCTGGCAGGCGCTGGCGCCCTGGCCGCTGCCGGCGCCGGATTTTATGTGCTTCGGACCCGAGACCCCCAGTATTGTCTGCACAAAGCCGAAGAGGCGCTGGCAAACAATGATTACAAAACCGCTGAACGGTTTTTCGGCCGGGCCTGCGCTGTTGCCAAGACCACTCGGGAAAAAATTGACAACTATTTCCGATACGCCGAATTTCAGCTGATACAAAACGAATATCATGAAGCCGACTGGGGCAAGGCCCTCGGATGCTGGAACCAAATTCTGCGGCTGGACCCGAAAAACGAGACCGCGACACGCAAACTTTTTGACTATTTTTATGAAGTGGCGGACCTCGGCAATCCCCAGGCATGGAAGCAGGTGCAGGATTACGCCCGCGACCTTCTGAAAATCCTTCAGGAGGCCCAAAAACCGGTTGACTCGAAAGTCCTGCTGGCCCACGGCCGGGCCGCCCTTGAACTGGCTCGGCTCGGAGCTGTCAGCAATCGGCTGGAGCTGATTCAGAAGGCGGCGGCGGATTTTCAGAAATACATCGAACTGAATCCTGCCGACTCGAAGGGCTATGAGTACCTGGCAGAGTCCACACTCGTGCGGGGCCTCATTGAAGCGTCACAGGGCAATCTTCAGGCCCGAGACACCGCCCGAAAAGAAGCGGAAACGATATTGAACCAGGGCATCGAATCCAGCAGCGATCTGCCTGCGGCCTGGGCGGCCAAAATCAACTTTGAACTGGAAACCCTCACCGACCCGAACCGTCTGGTTGAGATTCGTCGGCAGATTGAGACTCTCATTGAAACCCTTCCGCCGCGGGATGTGCTCTACACAACCCTGTCGAATGCCTACGAGCGGACGGGGAATCTCAGCCGTTCGGAAGAACTGATGCGGGCTTCGGCGGCCATGCGTCAGGCCGTTGCGCTGGAGCCGCAGAACATTCGTCATCTCCTCCGTCTGGCAGCCCTCCTCCACCGTCAGGGAACCATTCAGAAAAAACCAGCTCTGATTGAAGAAGCCCTCCAGATTGCGGAAAATGCACTGCGGCTTCCGGACGCACAGGAACAAACCGGCCCCCGTCAGTCCTATGCTCGGGGCAATCAATACGCTCTGCACTCCTTTATTGCTCAGATTCATATCGAAACCATTCTGGAGGGAAAGCGGGCCGGGCGCTCCATTGAGGAATTTAAATCCCAAATGGACCGTGTGAAAACCGCCGTGGACCGAATGACCCAGCTGCTCGGGTCTGCCGAAAACCCGGTGATTCAAAAATGGCATGGACTGCTTGCCCTCGCCGAAGGGCAGCCGGATAAAGCCGTCCGTCAGCTGTACAAAGCCTATGAGCAGGCCAAAGCCCTCGATACTCCGAACGAACCGTCGCAAATCGACTCCTACCTGTGCTATGTTCTGGCCCTCGAAATGGGCGACCAGAATGTCTTTGGAATGCATAAGGAATTTCTGGAAAAGGCCCTCTTCAACCGCAACAGCATAGCTGCCTGGAAGCCGGAAGCGCTGATCGACTATGCCAAAATCCTCATGGTCGCCCGAAGCTATCCTCAGGCCGTGATGATGATTCGAACCTATGAAAACAGCTACGGGAGCACACCGGAAACAGAGCATCTTCGGCTGCAGGCCCTGATTGAAGCAGGCTTTCTGGAAGAAGCGGAAAAGGCCCTGGCTTCGCTGAATCCGGACGACCCGAAAACCCTCTCTTTGCGGCTGCAGCTGGTAAACCGCAAAATCCTTTCTGCATCAGCCGCAGCACCCGGTGAAGAAGAAACTCCCCTCTCCCCGGAAAAAAGACGGCAGCTGAACACCCTTTATGAAGAACAATTTGCTCTCTTTTCCAAACTGCTGTCGCTGGCGCCGGAGCAAACAGACAGTACGATGCTGCTGTCCGCCTGCCACCGGCTGATACGAGACAAAGAAATTGAAAAAGCCAGGGTTCTTGTGGACACCTATCGGCGGCATCGGCCGAATGAGCCGGCTTTTGCCGTTCTCCAGAAACAGCTCACTCAGCCGGACCCGATGGCCATTCCCTCCGACCTGCTGTCTCAGATGACCGAAGAAGCTCTCTTTTCGCTCACAGACGCCCGTACGCGTCTGGTTGCGCTGGCCCAGTTTTATGCTTCGGCCAACCGCCCGGAGAAAGCCCTGGACGCCTATCGCCGGGCCTATGAGCAGTTCCCGGATGACCCGGAAATCGTCAACGCCTACTATGAAACACTGCTTGGACAAAAAGCCCTGGATGAAGCGGAAAAAATCCTGCAGCAGGCCCGGCAGAAAAACCTGGACGGCTGCGGAGGCAGTTTCTACGCCGCACAGATGGCGATGATACGGGACAATCCTGACGCGGCCCTGCGTCTTCTGGATGAATCCCTGACGTATCGGCCGCTGCTGCCGCAGGCCTGGCTGCTCAAAAGCCGCATCTTTCTGCAGCAAAACAAGTTAGAAGACTCTGTGAATGCCGCCCAAACCGCTGCACGAATGAACCCCGTCAGCCCGGAAATTATTCTGCATTACGCTTCGGTCCTGCAGGAACGGAACGCCCGGCTGGGCGCCAAAGTCACCGCCGAACAGGCGGAAGAAGCAGAACGAATGCTGCTCTTTGCCATGATGCTCAATCCGGGCAACCGGAATCTGCAAAGCTATTACGCCGAAATCACCTTTGACAAGAATCCGGAACGCTCGCTGGCCATGCGGCAGCAGCTCTTTAAAAGCAATCCCACGGTTTCGAACGCTGTCCTGCTGGGCAATATGGCAATGCGGATGGCGGAACGCGAACGGGATGCCGCCAAAAAGCAGGGCCTTCAGCAGCTGGCCGGCGGGGCCTATCAAAAGGCTCTGGAGCTGGACCCGAATAACGAAGGAGTACTTAATACCTTTGCCGAATACCTGCGTCAGACCGGACGTTCTTCAGAAGCTGAAACGCTTCTGAGCGGCCAGGCCAATGTGCTCTGGCGTTTTTATCTGCGGGATGGCCAGTTTGAAAAGGCAGAGGCCATCTTAAATAATCTGCTTCAACAGAACCCGTCGGACAAAGAGGCCCTGCAGGGATTGATTCTGGTTGCCCAAGGCAAAGGCGACCGTGCCGCCGTTCGACGCCATCTGGATACTCTGCTGTCACTGGCCTCCACAGCCGATGAAGAATTGTGGGTCCTGCAGCGGTATCTCGAATTGGAATTGACCGACCAGATTGAAAAGCGTATCGCCAGTTTTCGGGAACGCTATCCGAACAATACGCAGGTCCTTTTGCTGGATGCGTGGTTCCGCCTCAGCCGCGGCCAGCTTTCGGAATCCCTGTCCAAACTGAATGAGTTCCTGGCGGTTCAGCCCGAACACGCCGGAGCCTGGCGTCTGCGCGGCCGGGTGTATCGGCTGATGGGAGATTATCCAAAAGCCATCGAATCTCTTTTGAAAAGCAAAACCATTGAAGTCAGCGCCGCCGCCCGGATTGAACTGGCCAACGTCTATCTGGAAAGCGGCCAGATGGAGGCGGCGATCGGAGAGCTGCGAAGCGGACTCAATGACCCCCAGGCCCCGATACAGCTGCGGTCAATGCTGGAAAATATCTACGAACAGCGCAAACGCACCGCGGACCTGAGGCGATTCTATCAGGAAACCCTTGACAAATATCCGGACAATGTGTACTGGCATTTCCGGGCGGGAAAATTCTATCTGGAACAAAAGGATTTGGTCACGGCCGAACAGCTGCTGGCCAAGGCCTGGGAATTGAGCCGCCAAAACGGCCCGGGCGACAGCCGAACTCTCGATTACTACCTCGAAAGCCTCCTGCAAAGCAAAAACTACAACAAGCTGCTGGCGTTTGCCGCAGAGAATATTGACTCGCCGCACGCCGCTATTCTGTACACCTATGTGGCACAGACCCATGCTGAACTGGGGCAGAAGGACAAGGCGATTCAGAATTTCTTCCTGGCCCTCGACAAAGCCGGCACCGACATCGACCTGATGAACGGCATCGTAGCCGTAATTGTCGAAAAAACCGGACCGGACACGGTTGCGCAGTGGTGCGCCCAGAAACTCCGTGAGAATCCCAAGTCTCTGCAAGGCCTCTTCGGGGCGGTGAGTTTGTACACGCAGACAGGCCAGTACAATCAGGCTCTTCAATCCATCGATGCCTGCCTCGAACAGCTGGACCCCGGACGCATGGAATGGCTGCTGCTGTCCATGCGAAAAGCCAACATCTACACCATGGCTTATGCTCAGACGGCTGACGAACAGTACATGCAGCAGGCAATGTCTTTGATGGAAAAACTGCTTGAACGGATGCCCAACAACCAGACGGTCCTGAACAATCTGGCCTATATGCTGGCCGACAACAACCAGCAGCTCGAAAAAGCACTGGAGTACTCCCGCCGGGCCTGCCAGATTGATATGAGCAATCCGATCTATCTGGATACCTATGCCTATATCCTGTGCCTGCTGGGACGCTATGAAGAGGCCCGCCAGGCCCTGCTTCGCGCCATTCAGCTGCACGAAGCCCGCAACGAGCCGATTCCATGGGAGGTTCACAAACATATCGGAATGGCTCAGGAGGGCTTGGGCCGAAAATCCGAGGCTCTTGCAGCCTATCGGAAATCCCTCGATGCACCGGGAATTCCAACCAAAGAAAAAGAATCCATCGAAAAGAAAATTCAGGAGTTGAGTTTGTAA
- a CDS encoding polysaccharide biosynthesis tyrosine autokinase codes for MSEQIQRVIQGMTSPVPAQPAAVRAVMQPAPAVTLTPREILGILRRHIWMIILFSIGGFVLSTGLYFFMLRFFPRYTAVAGINVSPPITSDPREFTSVQPQKDLYYQFRSTKAALMKQQNMLENLIKLDTIRATKWFEQFVKRDADNQIVSIDVAKALRRLNKRLVVSAPRDQDFIRIEMTWADPKEAALIVNEMVRLFLSDQREKARAEISEKMASEERARQELRDALRAIQTQMDNMRQGSEFARLDPKNVSYRDYMDEKLASLYNEFSRLDAERERLRVLLAIAERRATQADYDQVVQQAVEQDLLVRQLQNSLNSIDALLAQQTARFGENHRRVHETRQAREQFKKDLDARKIEIAEIQRKSQWQLVQDEVTAIAQQLETVTQQVQRARDEYRRVDHERAQYAKLEIEREEKQAQLEKANAHYESLKALFNDPEISKLRSLGSAPEPLEVSSPRWEIYLPAGFMLGLLAGLALAFAVELLNDLVRTPSDVMRHLKVPLLGNICHADDDDDVEGIELVHVVRQAPYSIMSECYRQLRTNLKLSAGPSVHKTLLITSPKAGDGKTSVASNLASTFLAENRRVLLIDANFRRPAVAHLFPRTGANGTVVEHPDYGLSNYLLGQCTEVSQIIRPSGIAGLDIIDSGPLPSNPSELLDSPRMKELLEQSKSRYDFVLIDGPAMLVSDAKALAAAADGTLVVFNASTTHRGAAMRILRELQSIRASVVGTVLMGVRSRKGGYFQEVYRSYLEYQQVPVRSGI; via the coding sequence ATGTCTGAACAGATTCAGCGGGTAATCCAAGGTATGACAAGCCCTGTGCCGGCACAGCCTGCGGCTGTGCGAGCCGTGATGCAGCCGGCCCCTGCCGTTACCTTAACTCCCAGGGAAATCCTGGGGATTCTGCGGCGGCACATCTGGATGATCATTCTCTTTTCTATCGGAGGTTTTGTTCTCTCTACCGGGCTGTATTTCTTCATGCTGCGGTTTTTCCCCCGATATACTGCGGTTGCAGGCATTAATGTTTCGCCGCCGATAACATCAGACCCCCGGGAATTTACGTCCGTGCAGCCGCAGAAGGACCTGTACTATCAGTTCCGATCCACCAAAGCGGCGCTGATGAAGCAGCAGAATATGCTCGAAAACCTGATCAAACTGGACACCATCCGAGCCACCAAGTGGTTTGAGCAGTTTGTCAAACGAGATGCCGATAATCAAATTGTTTCGATTGATGTCGCCAAAGCCCTTCGAAGACTGAACAAAAGACTCGTTGTCAGTGCTCCCCGAGACCAAGACTTCATCCGGATTGAAATGACCTGGGCCGACCCGAAAGAAGCGGCGCTGATTGTCAACGAAATGGTCCGTTTGTTTCTGTCGGACCAGCGGGAAAAAGCCCGTGCGGAGATTTCCGAAAAAATGGCTTCTGAAGAGCGCGCCCGTCAGGAGCTTCGAGATGCTCTTCGGGCCATTCAGACCCAGATGGACAATATGCGGCAAGGCAGCGAATTCGCCCGTCTCGACCCCAAAAATGTTTCGTACCGCGACTATATGGATGAAAAACTGGCCTCGCTGTACAACGAATTCAGCCGGCTGGATGCCGAGCGGGAGCGGCTTCGGGTTCTTCTGGCTATCGCGGAACGACGCGCCACCCAGGCGGATTATGACCAGGTCGTCCAGCAGGCCGTCGAACAGGACCTGCTCGTTCGGCAACTGCAGAACTCCCTGAACAGCATTGACGCACTGCTGGCTCAGCAAACGGCCCGATTTGGTGAAAATCATCGACGTGTACACGAAACCAGACAAGCAAGAGAACAATTCAAGAAAGACCTGGATGCCCGCAAGATTGAAATCGCAGAAATTCAGCGAAAATCCCAGTGGCAGCTGGTGCAGGATGAAGTCACAGCCATTGCCCAGCAGCTCGAAACCGTCACACAGCAGGTCCAGCGGGCACGCGATGAATACAGGCGCGTGGACCACGAGCGTGCTCAGTATGCCAAGCTCGAAATCGAACGGGAGGAAAAGCAGGCCCAGCTGGAAAAAGCCAATGCCCACTATGAAAGCCTGAAAGCCCTTTTCAACGACCCCGAAATCAGCAAACTGCGCAGTCTCGGTTCAGCCCCGGAACCGCTTGAGGTCAGCTCTCCCCGCTGGGAAATCTATCTGCCCGCCGGTTTCATGCTCGGGCTGCTGGCCGGCCTGGCTCTGGCTTTTGCCGTAGAACTGCTCAATGACCTGGTTCGGACTCCCAGCGATGTCATGCGTCATCTGAAGGTGCCGCTGCTGGGCAATATCTGCCATGCCGATGACGATGACGACGTCGAAGGCATCGAGCTGGTGCACGTGGTCCGGCAGGCCCCCTATTCAATTATGAGCGAATGCTATCGGCAGCTGCGGACCAATCTGAAACTGTCCGCCGGCCCGTCCGTTCACAAAACCCTGCTGATTACCAGCCCTAAAGCCGGTGACGGCAAGACCTCTGTTGCCAGCAATCTGGCCAGCACCTTTTTGGCGGAAAACCGTCGGGTCCTGCTGATTGATGCAAACTTCCGACGTCCCGCTGTTGCGCATTTGTTCCCGCGAACCGGTGCAAACGGCACCGTTGTTGAGCATCCGGATTACGGGCTAAGCAACTATCTGTTGGGTCAGTGCACAGAGGTTTCGCAGATTATTCGACCCAGCGGGATTGCAGGGCTGGACATCATCGACAGCGGTCCTCTGCCCTCCAATCCGTCGGAGCTTCTGGACAGCCCGCGGATGAAGGAACTGCTGGAACAATCCAAAAGCCGCTACGATTTTGTCCTGATCGACGGCCCGGCCATGCTGGTCAGTGACGCCAAAGCCCTGGCGGCCGCAGCAGACGGCACACTCGTGGTATTCAATGCCTCGACAACCCACCGCGGGGCGGCCATGCGGATTCTGCGGGAGCTGCAGTCGATTCGAGCCAGCGTTGTCGGAACAGTCCTGATGGGCGTCCGAAGCCGAAAAGGCGGCTATTTCCAGGAGGTCTATCGTTCCTATCTCGAATACCAGCAGGTTCCGGTTCGGTCCGGCATTTAA
- a CDS encoding SDR family oxidoreductase, which produces MERFLVTGGAGFIGSHLCRRLVHEGAFVRVLDNLSTGKKSNLADILNSVEFVEGDMGDEAAARRCMQGIDIVFHQGALPSVPRSVENPAATHRDCVDATFTLLTAARDAKVKRFIYAASSSAYGDSPTLPKIESMAPNPLSPYAAAKLFGEYYCSVFSKVYGLETVSLRYFNVFGPRQDPKSQYAAAIPAFITSILNDRPPTIYGDGEQSRDFTYVENVVQANLLAAKAPKTAGEVINIACGQRITLNEVVRLINRHTGKNIHPTYAPPRPGDVRHSLADIRKAQELLGYEPIVSFEEGLRRTIEWYKQNPV; this is translated from the coding sequence ATGGAGCGTTTTTTAGTCACAGGCGGGGCGGGCTTTATCGGTTCTCATCTGTGCCGGCGTCTGGTTCACGAGGGGGCTTTTGTTCGGGTGCTGGACAATCTGAGCACCGGAAAAAAAAGCAATCTGGCCGACATCCTCAACTCCGTCGAGTTCGTTGAAGGCGATATGGGCGATGAAGCAGCCGCCCGCCGATGTATGCAGGGAATCGACATCGTCTTCCACCAGGGAGCTCTGCCTTCGGTCCCCCGGAGTGTGGAAAATCCGGCGGCCACGCATCGGGATTGCGTCGATGCCACCTTTACTCTTTTGACCGCCGCCCGCGATGCCAAAGTCAAACGCTTTATCTATGCCGCCAGCTCATCCGCCTATGGAGACAGCCCCACCCTGCCGAAAATTGAGTCCATGGCGCCGAATCCGCTGTCGCCGTATGCCGCCGCCAAACTCTTCGGCGAGTACTACTGCAGCGTCTTTTCAAAAGTGTACGGATTGGAAACCGTCTCGCTGCGCTATTTCAATGTTTTCGGCCCCCGCCAGGACCCGAAAAGCCAATACGCCGCGGCCATCCCCGCTTTCATAACCAGTATTCTCAACGATCGCCCTCCCACCATTTACGGAGACGGAGAGCAAAGCCGCGACTTTACATATGTCGAAAATGTAGTCCAAGCCAATCTGCTGGCTGCCAAAGCCCCCAAAACCGCCGGCGAGGTTATCAATATTGCCTGCGGTCAGCGAATCACCCTCAACGAAGTCGTTCGGCTGATAAACAGGCACACAGGCAAAAATATCCATCCGACGTATGCTCCCCCGCGCCCGGGCGATGTACGGCACTCCCTGGCGGACATTCGGAAAGCCCAAGAGCTGCTCGGCTATGAACCGATTGTTTCCTTTGAAGAAGGACTGCGCAGAACCATCGAATGGTATAAACAGAACCCCGTATAA
- a CDS encoding alginate lyase family protein, giving the protein MMHCLGLSVFIWTMLGLQGPSAFVHPGLLSTQEDLERMRAKVAAGEQPWKGSWELLVRNTNSFLHTKPEAQPILYAGGGYPENYIRLARDCARAYQCALRYQVSGETAYGDKAVEILNAWASGMTGWQGDTNVSLRAGLYGYQLACTAELMRDYSGWSAADFAAFQKWMLDGFYVKNASFLASHHGTCSSHYWANWDLANIASVMAIGVLCDRRDIFEEGLNYFYQGIGSGSVRNAVHFIHPDGLGQWQESGRDQGHTLMGVLLMGTICEIAWNQGIDLYGYDGNRVLAGCEYVAKYNLGYEVPFVTYITCDYPSRAAHSMISSTARGQMRPGWEMIYNHYVNRKGLSAPYTQQYAENVRPEGGGFNYGTTSGGFDQLGFTTLTHTREPIGPRAPSALRLTVQGRRIVLSWTGSASAQSYIIKRSTSHGGPYTTIAATKETYYIDKDLTPGMTYFYTVSAQTPKGETQDCAPAAAAANKQLFGAVIGTEGSYQNAGAVRDAVFDGCLRNFFDAPSRSAWAGLDFGEGVRARITEIRYCPRPGYGSRMVDGRFQGANTPDFSGDVVDLFTIRVQPPDGVLTSQSISNPNWFRYVRYLSPADGYGNVAEVQFFGDLDVQTVSVHTVQSSGGGSR; this is encoded by the coding sequence ATGATGCATTGTCTGGGACTGAGTGTTTTCATTTGGACAATGCTGGGGCTGCAGGGACCTTCTGCGTTTGTTCACCCGGGACTTTTGTCCACACAGGAGGATTTGGAGCGGATGCGTGCAAAGGTTGCGGCCGGTGAGCAGCCTTGGAAGGGCAGCTGGGAACTTCTTGTCCGCAATACGAATTCGTTTCTTCATACAAAACCGGAGGCTCAGCCGATTCTCTATGCAGGCGGGGGCTATCCGGAGAATTACATCCGATTGGCCCGAGACTGCGCCCGGGCTTATCAATGCGCCCTTCGTTATCAGGTATCCGGCGAAACGGCGTATGGAGACAAAGCGGTGGAGATTCTGAACGCCTGGGCTTCTGGGATGACCGGCTGGCAGGGAGATACCAACGTCAGTCTGCGTGCGGGTCTGTACGGGTATCAGCTGGCCTGCACGGCGGAACTGATGCGGGACTATTCCGGCTGGAGTGCGGCGGATTTTGCGGCTTTTCAGAAGTGGATGCTTGATGGTTTTTATGTGAAGAATGCTTCTTTTCTTGCCTCTCATCACGGCACGTGCAGCAGCCATTACTGGGCGAATTGGGATTTGGCAAATATTGCCTCCGTGATGGCAATCGGCGTGCTGTGCGACCGGCGCGATATTTTTGAGGAAGGGCTGAATTATTTTTATCAGGGGATCGGCAGCGGTTCCGTACGAAATGCGGTTCATTTTATCCATCCGGACGGATTGGGTCAGTGGCAGGAAAGCGGGCGGGACCAGGGACATACGCTGATGGGGGTGCTGCTGATGGGAACCATCTGCGAGATTGCCTGGAATCAGGGGATTGACCTTTACGGCTATGACGGCAATCGGGTGCTGGCAGGCTGTGAATATGTCGCCAAATACAATCTGGGGTATGAGGTGCCTTTTGTAACTTATATAACCTGCGATTATCCGAGTCGGGCGGCTCATTCGATGATTTCTTCGACGGCACGCGGTCAAATGCGGCCCGGCTGGGAGATGATTTATAACCATTATGTCAACCGAAAAGGGCTGTCAGCGCCCTATACACAGCAGTATGCCGAGAACGTTCGTCCGGAGGGAGGAGGGTTCAATTACGGGACGACCAGCGGCGGATTTGACCAGCTTGGGTTTACGACACTTACGCATACGCGGGAACCGATTGGCCCCCGTGCACCGAGCGCCCTGCGGCTGACTGTTCAGGGGCGACGGATTGTTTTGTCCTGGACGGGTTCGGCGTCTGCCCAAAGTTATATTATCAAACGCAGCACCTCGCACGGCGGGCCTTATACGACGATTGCAGCAACGAAAGAGACATATTACATCGACAAAGATTTGACGCCGGGAATGACCTATTTTTATACAGTGTCCGCCCAAACCCCGAAGGGGGAGACGCAGGACTGTGCTCCGGCGGCCGCAGCGGCGAACAAGCAGCTGTTTGGAGCAGTGATTGGGACAGAGGGTTCCTATCAAAATGCCGGAGCCGTACGGGATGCGGTTTTTGACGGCTGCCTGCGAAACTTTTTTGATGCACCGAGCCGTTCAGCCTGGGCCGGACTGGATTTTGGGGAAGGGGTCCGGGCTCGAATCACGGAGATAAGGTACTGTCCGCGACCCGGTTACGGCAGTCGAATGGTGGACGGACGGTTTCAGGGGGCCAATACGCCGGACTTCAGCGGCGACGTTGTTGATTTGTTTACAATTCGGGTACAGCCGCCTGATGGGGTTTTGACTTCCCAATCAATTTCCAATCCGAATTGGTTCCGGTATGTCCGATATTTGTCACCGGCCGACGGGTATGGGAATGTCGCGGAAGTTCAGTTTTTCGGCGATTTGGACGTTCAGACGGTTTCTGTTCATACGGTTCAATCTTCGGGCGGCGGAAGCCGCTGA